A DNA window from Phoenix dactylifera cultivar Barhee BC4 chromosome 13, palm_55x_up_171113_PBpolish2nd_filt_p, whole genome shotgun sequence contains the following coding sequences:
- the LOC103701644 gene encoding uncharacterized protein LOC103701644 → MGNGLSPCFSSTSSGLVKLVFWGGTTKFLAGKQLAGELMFQFPGSVVCHADSFYIGQPVPVLSIDDELLAGETYFVMPVDRFPCNQALTAVTLASLSPGPKKPSLVSFGQRPFEYVKGGDGRTLIKVQPEFIAKVITAEEGRQKCGGDGETLCSTPELKKHYALLVGSRDRLWSPKLETISESKSRLSPGRLSPVRLLGLEKRSR, encoded by the coding sequence ATGGGCAACGGGCTCTCCCCTTGCTTCAGCTCAACCTCCAGTGGCCTGGTGAAGCTCGTCTTCTGGGGTGGCACCACCAAGTTCCTCGCCGGGAAGCAGCTCGCCGGCGAGCTCATGTTCCAGTTCCCTGGCAGCGTCGTCTGCCATGCCGACTCCTTCTACATCGGGCAGCCAGTCCCGGTCTTGTCCATCGACGACGAGCTGCTTGCCGGCGAGACCTACTTCGTCATGCCGGTCGACCGTTTCCCATGCAACCAAGCCCTCACAGCTGTAACCCTAGCCTCGCTTTCCCCAGGCCCGAAGAAGCCATCGCTTGTCAGCTTTGGTCAGCGTCCGTTTGAGTACGTGAAGGGCGGTGATGGGAGGACGCTCATCAAGGTTCAGCCGGAGTTTATAGCGAAGGTCATCACCGCCGAGGAAGGACGGCAGAAGTGTGGTGGCGACGGTGAAACTTTGTGCAGCACGCCGGAGCTAAAGAAGCACTACGCCCTTCTAGTAGGGTCGAGAGACCGGCTTTGGTCTCCGAAGCTCGAGACGATCTCAGAGAGTAAAAGTAGGTTATCCCCAGGGAGGTTATCACCAGTGAGATTGTTGGGGTTGGAAAAGAGATCAAGGTAG